In the Myxococcus fulvus genome, one interval contains:
- a CDS encoding HAD family hydrolase yields the protein MQLRAVFFDLDGTLVDSLGDIADAMNHALARHGLPTHPEADYRRFVGEGVRELARRAVPAGREDQAAPVLETYRAYYDEHLFDRTAAYPGILAMLDALARDGVVMGVLSNKSDSFVKRLVERLLPGVPFARVYGERPGIPRKPDPTAVLGMATELGVEAGVCGFVGDTAVDMLTARAAGMYGVGVTWGFRDVAELHANGARAVATTAEELLAALRSARG from the coding sequence ATGCAGCTTCGTGCCGTCTTCTTCGACCTCGATGGGACCCTGGTGGACTCGCTGGGCGACATCGCCGACGCGATGAACCATGCGCTCGCGCGCCATGGGCTGCCCACGCATCCGGAGGCCGACTACCGCCGCTTCGTCGGCGAGGGGGTGAGGGAGCTGGCGCGCCGGGCGGTGCCCGCGGGCCGCGAGGACCAGGCGGCGCCGGTGCTGGAGACCTATCGGGCGTACTACGACGAGCACCTCTTCGACCGGACCGCTGCGTACCCGGGCATCCTGGCGATGCTGGACGCGCTCGCGCGGGACGGCGTGGTGATGGGCGTCTTGAGCAACAAGTCGGACAGCTTCGTGAAGCGGCTGGTGGAGCGGCTGTTGCCGGGGGTTCCCTTCGCCCGGGTGTATGGCGAGCGGCCCGGCATCCCGCGCAAGCCGGACCCGACGGCGGTGCTGGGGATGGCGACGGAGCTGGGTGTCGAGGCGGGCGTGTGCGGCTTCGTGGGAGACACGGCGGTGGACATGCTGACGGCGCGCGCGGCGGGGATGTATGGCGTGGGCGTCACGTGGGGCTTCCGCGACGTGGCGGAGCTGCACGCGAATGGCGCTCGCGCGGTGGCGACCACGGCGGAGGAGCTGCTCGCGGCGCTTCGCTCGGCGCGAGGCTGA
- a CDS encoding ExbD/TolR family protein, protein MAIKVPGKRYGKRLQHSKVFGHGGAHGKRSGYADLLITPLVDMFVIIVLFLIANFSATGEVLMMTKDIQLPEAVNVAEVEMHPVVMVSGDQVSVSGTIVGRVEDFSKDEYLNIPALEEKLRDMKKQFEDLHAMANDDANTFKGDINIQAHKDVEYAIIKRVMFSCATAGYNNINFAVMTVAPSDGGATAAATH, encoded by the coding sequence ATGGCCATCAAGGTTCCAGGCAAGCGGTACGGCAAGCGCCTCCAGCACTCCAAGGTGTTCGGACACGGCGGCGCGCACGGCAAGCGCAGCGGCTACGCCGACCTCCTCATCACGCCGCTGGTCGACATGTTCGTCATCATCGTGCTCTTCCTCATCGCGAACTTCTCCGCGACGGGCGAGGTGCTGATGATGACCAAGGACATCCAGCTGCCCGAGGCGGTGAACGTCGCCGAGGTGGAGATGCACCCCGTCGTCATGGTCTCTGGCGACCAGGTCAGCGTCTCCGGCACCATCGTCGGGCGCGTGGAGGACTTCTCCAAGGACGAGTACCTCAACATCCCCGCGCTGGAGGAGAAGCTGCGGGACATGAAGAAGCAGTTCGAGGACCTGCACGCGATGGCGAACGACGACGCCAACACGTTCAAGGGCGACATCAACATCCAGGCGCACAAGGATGTGGAGTACGCCATCATCAAGCGGGTGATGTTCAGCTGCGCCACGGCGGGCTACAACAACATCAACTTCGCGGTGATGACGGTGGCGCCCTCGGACGGTGGTGCCACCGCGGCGGCCACGCACTAG
- a CDS encoding general secretion pathway protein GspE: MARKRIGELLLEQRAISVAQLEAGLSAHRKSGQRLGATLIAQGAITEATLAGALSQALGMPQVDLAAVTPEWAAVHMLRARFCEQHDLFPIALESVGGRRQLVVAMSDPLNVPAVEEIEFTTGLKVSVRVAALSAVRGAILRYYHKVPVATASGAAAASPARPAPTARPRPAVPAKPAPAAPEEDDEEVIVGEELPPGETTQRTSLAELIRTREEQRKQKREQSAAKPKPASGGGVLDDLDYLFGQAREDPDRVEELERKFWALMRIMARKGLLTNEEFSRELDDEDKPQEG; the protein is encoded by the coding sequence ATGGCGAGGAAGCGCATTGGCGAGCTGCTCCTGGAGCAGCGGGCGATCAGCGTCGCGCAGCTCGAGGCGGGGCTTTCGGCCCACCGGAAATCGGGCCAGCGGTTGGGAGCGACACTCATCGCGCAGGGGGCGATCACCGAGGCGACGCTCGCGGGGGCGCTGAGCCAGGCCCTGGGGATGCCGCAGGTGGACCTGGCGGCGGTGACTCCGGAGTGGGCGGCGGTGCACATGCTGCGCGCGCGGTTCTGCGAGCAGCACGACCTGTTCCCCATCGCGTTGGAGAGCGTGGGCGGGCGCCGTCAGCTCGTCGTCGCGATGAGTGATCCCCTCAACGTGCCGGCGGTGGAGGAGATCGAGTTCACCACCGGACTGAAGGTCAGCGTGCGCGTGGCGGCGCTGTCGGCCGTGCGTGGCGCCATCCTGCGCTACTACCACAAGGTGCCGGTGGCGACCGCGAGCGGCGCGGCGGCGGCGTCCCCAGCCCGGCCCGCTCCCACGGCGCGTCCGCGTCCGGCGGTGCCCGCGAAGCCCGCGCCGGCCGCGCCCGAGGAGGATGACGAGGAGGTCATCGTCGGCGAGGAGCTGCCGCCGGGTGAGACGACCCAGCGCACGTCGCTGGCGGAGTTGATCCGCACGCGGGAGGAGCAGCGCAAGCAGAAGCGCGAGCAGTCCGCGGCGAAGCCCAAGCCCGCCTCGGGCGGCGGCGTGCTCGATGATTTGGACTACCTCTTCGGGCAGGCGCGCGAGGACCCGGACCGCGTCGAGGAGCTGGAGCGGAAGTTCTGGGCGCTGATGCGCATCATGGCGCGCAAGGGCCTGCTCACGAACGAGGAGTTCAGCCGCGAGCTGGACGACGAGGACAAGCCCCAGGAGGGCTGA
- a CDS encoding ExbD/TolR family protein, producing the protein MAGGMDTGQGGKGGKKPLDTAINLTAFIDLMAVTISFLIMTAVWTQIGRLQVSQAGGPSTEEEPPPTETKTVQLTLLITPTELRLSADQSTFDPIPLTKDGKGKTDLSKLVARFKELKAQLPDQTAITLQPEDKVRYEDLVRIIDECIGSGLPQVSVSAAMG; encoded by the coding sequence ATGGCCGGCGGAATGGACACAGGTCAAGGTGGTAAAGGCGGCAAGAAGCCGCTCGATACCGCCATCAACCTGACCGCTTTCATCGATCTGATGGCAGTGACCATCAGCTTCCTCATCATGACGGCCGTCTGGACCCAGATCGGTCGTCTCCAGGTGTCCCAGGCGGGAGGTCCCTCCACGGAGGAGGAGCCGCCCCCGACGGAGACCAAGACGGTTCAGTTGACGCTGCTCATCACCCCGACGGAGCTTCGGCTGTCGGCGGACCAGAGCACGTTCGACCCCATCCCCCTCACCAAGGACGGCAAGGGGAAGACGGACCTGTCCAAGCTGGTGGCGCGCTTCAAGGAGTTGAAGGCGCAGCTGCCGGACCAGACGGCCATCACCCTTCAGCCCGAGGACAAGGTCCGCTACGAGGACCTGGTCCGCATCATCGACGAGTGCATCGGCTCTGGGTTGCCCCAGGTGTCGGTGTCCGCGGCGATGGGCTAG
- a CDS encoding helix-turn-helix transcriptional regulator has product MFTGMPRMHASLLYSAPDLQLARVTCDGHDGPRPREEGMDSERLILALHGRFQYRDSRTRAVVSPGVGLRLGPQRPCEIRHPHGGGDACLSVRGAWLRRWSHSDTSTLTVSAEAYVRLQDLLSSVARGGPVERVQVEETLGLVLTPDERGTTTVSPRERDIAHAIAHVAALHFDTRVSVESLATSAGVSPFHACRVFRKVTGTGIHQYIQEVRLRHALALLLDTRLPLADVALEAGFANQGHLGNAFRRRYGRSPGATRRSRSTIP; this is encoded by the coding sequence ATGTTCACGGGCATGCCGCGCATGCACGCCTCGCTCCTCTACAGCGCGCCGGACCTCCAGCTCGCCCGCGTCACCTGCGATGGGCACGACGGTCCCAGGCCCCGAGAGGAAGGCATGGACAGTGAGCGGCTCATCCTCGCGCTGCACGGGCGCTTCCAGTACCGCGACTCACGGACGCGGGCCGTGGTGTCCCCGGGCGTCGGACTGAGGCTCGGACCCCAGCGGCCCTGTGAAATCCGCCATCCCCATGGCGGCGGTGACGCCTGCCTGTCCGTGAGGGGAGCGTGGCTGCGTCGCTGGTCGCACTCGGACACATCGACGCTCACCGTCAGCGCCGAGGCGTATGTGCGCCTCCAGGACCTGCTGTCCTCCGTGGCACGAGGAGGACCCGTGGAGCGCGTCCAGGTGGAGGAGACCCTGGGCCTCGTCCTCACGCCCGACGAGCGAGGCACCACCACCGTGAGCCCCCGCGAACGGGACATCGCCCACGCCATCGCGCACGTGGCCGCGCTCCACTTCGACACGCGAGTCTCCGTCGAGTCCTTGGCTACGAGCGCGGGCGTCTCCCCGTTCCACGCCTGCCGCGTGTTCCGCAAGGTGACGGGGACCGGCATCCACCAATACATCCAGGAGGTGCGGCTGAGACACGCGCTCGCCCTCCTGCTGGACACCCGGCTTCCGCTCGCGGACGTGGCGCTGGAGGCGGGCTTCGCCAACCAGGGCCACCTGGGCAACGCGTTCCGGCGTCGCTACGGCCGGTCACCCGGCGCCACGAGGCGGTCGCGGTCCACCATCCCTTGA
- a CDS encoding bifunctional methionine sulfoxide reductase B/A protein, whose protein sequence is MAFAVFAACTQASGAASGGGALEPGTLAVAKDPRRYEKPSDAELRRTLSPVAYQVTQESATEPPFRNAYWNHHEEGLYVDVVTGEPLFSSRDKFDSGTGWPSFTKPVDTARVVEKRDEGLGMVRVEVRSKAGDSHLGHLFDDGPRPSGQRYCINSASLRFVSVNDLEKQGYGEWLALFGRKPTSAAAPKVDVGKALAASGVTETALLAGGCFWGMEDLLRKIPGVLQTDVGYTGGSLERPTYQDVSSGRTGHAESVRVVFDPKVLSYETLLEQWFFRMHDPTTLNRQGNDVGTQYRSALFVLSDRQWQVAEAVKARVDASGKWKRPVVTQIVRAGEFTPAEAYHQDYLVKNPGGYTCHYMRD, encoded by the coding sequence ATGGCGTTCGCGGTGTTCGCGGCGTGCACCCAGGCGAGCGGCGCGGCCTCGGGAGGCGGCGCGCTCGAGCCCGGGACACTCGCCGTGGCGAAGGACCCGCGGCGTTACGAGAAGCCCTCGGACGCGGAGCTGCGTCGCACGCTCTCCCCTGTCGCGTATCAGGTGACACAGGAGTCGGCGACCGAGCCACCGTTCCGCAACGCGTACTGGAACCACCACGAGGAAGGGCTCTACGTCGACGTCGTCACCGGAGAGCCGCTGTTCTCCTCGCGCGACAAGTTCGACTCGGGCACGGGCTGGCCCAGCTTCACGAAGCCGGTGGACACCGCCCGCGTCGTCGAGAAGCGCGACGAGGGCCTGGGCATGGTGCGCGTCGAGGTCCGCTCGAAGGCCGGCGACTCGCACCTGGGACACCTGTTCGATGACGGCCCGAGGCCCTCGGGGCAGCGCTACTGCATCAACTCCGCGTCCCTGCGTTTCGTGTCGGTGAACGACTTGGAGAAGCAGGGGTACGGCGAGTGGCTCGCGCTGTTCGGCCGCAAGCCCACGAGCGCCGCGGCGCCGAAGGTCGACGTGGGCAAGGCGCTGGCCGCGTCCGGTGTCACCGAGACGGCGCTGCTCGCGGGTGGTTGCTTCTGGGGGATGGAAGATTTGCTGCGCAAGATTCCGGGCGTGCTCCAGACGGACGTCGGCTACACGGGCGGCTCGCTCGAGCGGCCCACGTATCAAGACGTGAGCTCGGGCAGGACGGGACACGCCGAGTCGGTGCGCGTGGTGTTCGACCCCAAGGTGCTCAGCTACGAGACGCTGCTGGAGCAGTGGTTCTTCCGCATGCACGACCCGACGACGCTCAACCGGCAGGGCAATGACGTGGGCACGCAGTATCGCTCCGCCCTCTTCGTGCTCTCCGACAGGCAGTGGCAGGTGGCCGAGGCCGTGAAGGCCCGCGTCGATGCCTCCGGGAAGTGGAAGCGCCCCGTCGTCACGCAAATCGTCCGCGCCGGTGAGTTCACGCCCGCCGAGGCCTACCACCAGGACTACCTGGTGAAGAATCCCGGCGGATACACCTGCCATTACATGAGGGACTGA
- a CDS encoding MotA/TolQ/ExbB proton channel family protein — protein sequence MNLGFLTNLAVLANAGGPERGFFEEIAKRWEAGQWGMYPIAACLVVALSIMVERTIVLFGKASINKEAFLRGLKKHIYAGDLDKAINYVAGQKSTPLTSVIKAGLMNVPKGQDEVQAALDEATLRETPRLEARSGYLAMLGNAAMLAGLLGTVSGLISCFEAVANVNPADKATILANGISEAMNCTGFGLVTAIPCLIAFSVLMGRTQSLVNDINETSVSVLNLIVANKDKFKNLNVPAARDHHDD from the coding sequence ATGAACCTGGGGTTTTTGACGAATCTGGCCGTGCTCGCCAACGCGGGGGGCCCCGAGCGGGGCTTCTTCGAAGAGATTGCCAAGCGCTGGGAGGCCGGTCAGTGGGGTATGTACCCCATCGCCGCCTGCCTCGTGGTGGCGCTGTCCATCATGGTCGAGCGCACCATCGTGCTGTTCGGCAAGGCCTCCATCAACAAGGAAGCCTTCCTGCGCGGCCTCAAGAAGCACATCTACGCAGGTGACCTGGACAAGGCCATCAACTACGTGGCGGGGCAGAAGTCCACGCCGCTGACCAGCGTCATCAAGGCCGGTCTGATGAACGTCCCGAAGGGCCAGGACGAAGTGCAGGCGGCGCTCGACGAGGCCACCCTGCGCGAGACGCCCCGCCTGGAGGCCCGCTCCGGCTACCTCGCGATGCTCGGCAACGCGGCGATGCTCGCCGGTCTGCTCGGCACCGTGTCGGGTCTCATCTCCTGCTTCGAGGCCGTGGCCAACGTGAACCCGGCCGACAAGGCGACCATTCTCGCCAACGGTATTTCTGAAGCCATGAACTGCACGGGCTTCGGGCTGGTGACGGCGATTCCCTGCCTCATCGCCTTCTCCGTGCTGATGGGCCGCACCCAGTCGCTGGTCAACGACATCAACGAGACCAGCGTCTCCGTGCTCAACCTCATCGTGGCGAACAAGGACAAGTTCAAGAACCTGAACGTCCCCGCCGCTCGGGACCACCACGACGACTGA
- a CDS encoding putative glycolipid-binding domain-containing protein, with protein MNYLDLLSKSSRRCVRAWQWTREDEPCGEYAELHELADGWALAGSVVLSREGTPCLVEYSVESDSRWRTRQVHVALRGAGGSRTLDLRVDAGLRWWRGDEEVVQFAGCTDVDLAFSPSTNTLPIRRLSLEVGQGSDVTAAWVRMPDLSLEKLPQRYTRLSSTRYRYESGGGRFTSEVETDELGLVTRYPPAWVRVSSASR; from the coding sequence ATGAACTATCTGGACCTCCTCTCGAAGTCCTCGCGCCGCTGCGTCCGTGCCTGGCAATGGACGCGCGAAGACGAGCCCTGCGGCGAATACGCCGAGCTGCACGAGCTCGCTGACGGCTGGGCCCTGGCGGGCTCGGTGGTGCTCTCGCGGGAGGGGACACCCTGCCTCGTCGAGTACTCCGTGGAGAGTGATTCGCGGTGGCGGACACGCCAGGTCCACGTCGCGCTGCGCGGGGCGGGGGGCTCGCGGACGCTGGACCTGCGCGTGGACGCGGGGCTGCGCTGGTGGCGAGGGGACGAGGAGGTGGTCCAGTTCGCGGGCTGCACGGATGTGGACCTGGCCTTCTCTCCGTCGACGAACACGCTGCCCATCCGCCGGCTGTCGCTGGAGGTGGGGCAGGGCAGCGACGTGACGGCGGCGTGGGTGCGGATGCCGGACCTGTCGCTCGAGAAGCTGCCGCAGCGCTACACGCGCCTGTCCTCCACGCGCTATCGCTACGAGAGCGGCGGCGGCCGCTTCACCTCGGAAGTGGAGACGGATGAGCTCGGACTGGTGACGCGCTATCCGCCCGCGTGGGTGCGCGTGAGCTCCGCTTCGCGCTGA
- a CDS encoding DUF5683 domain-containing protein, which yields MSRPGIAALLSFLIPGVGQIYNGDILRGVFWLIITPGFWIGTGGCLGWVCHIIAAATAYNRAEDKEKYRVTVV from the coding sequence ATGTCGCGTCCCGGAATCGCAGCCCTGTTGTCCTTCCTCATCCCAGGCGTCGGGCAGATCTACAACGGGGACATCCTGCGCGGTGTCTTCTGGCTCATCATCACCCCCGGCTTCTGGATTGGCACCGGCGGATGTCTCGGCTGGGTGTGCCACATCATCGCCGCGGCCACGGCCTACAACCGCGCGGAGGACAAGGAGAAGTACCGCGTCACCGTCGTCTAG